One window of Inquilinus sp. KBS0705 genomic DNA carries:
- a CDS encoding rRNA pseudouridine synthase, translating to MVFKKPTGSRDDKPNRSSDRPKSGGERSNRSSSSSAGKPYGTRGADGKKNFSQDRRSSTNSKPYQDRPDTDGERPARGSSSSSSFSGGEKKSFVPKGKPYSGRPTDSDRPKKSYGDKPAFGDKKSFTPKDRPYSGRAASTDGEGYKKPGLGPASYGPRKNPSAGDKPFNRRPAGTDGPKKSFGGDKKFGGRSGAKDFPSTSTGFRKREDGDTSTPKTTTMRGRKNPVVKTKDDGLIRLNRYIANAGICSRRKADELIAAGVVSVNGEVVSELGAKVDPIKDLVRYNGEALKREKMVYVLLNKPKDYITTTDDPQERRTVMHLVEKASRERIYPVGRLDRNTTGLLLMTNDGDLADKLSHPRNSVIKLYLVELNKALTQGDLNKIGFGLELEDGLIKPDSISYVTGGTKREIGIQIHSGKNRIVRRIFESLGYEVVKLDRSVYANLTKKDLPRGRWRYLDEKEVIQLKHLIQ from the coding sequence ATGGTATTTAAGAAGCCAACAGGTAGTCGCGACGACAAACCAAACAGATCATCAGACCGTCCAAAAAGTGGTGGTGAAAGATCAAACAGATCATCTTCCTCATCAGCAGGAAAACCATATGGCACACGTGGTGCCGATGGCAAAAAGAATTTCTCGCAAGACCGCAGATCTTCTACCAACTCAAAACCTTATCAAGATAGACCTGATACTGACGGCGAACGCCCGGCCAGGGGTTCATCTTCTTCGTCATCGTTTAGCGGTGGCGAAAAAAAATCATTTGTACCCAAAGGCAAGCCATACAGCGGCAGGCCAACAGATAGCGACAGGCCAAAAAAGAGCTATGGTGATAAACCTGCTTTTGGCGATAAAAAATCATTTACTCCTAAAGATAGGCCATACAGCGGCCGCGCGGCATCAACCGATGGCGAAGGTTATAAAAAACCCGGCTTAGGCCCCGCATCATACGGCCCGCGCAAAAACCCATCGGCAGGCGATAAGCCTTTTAACAGAAGGCCGGCCGGTACCGACGGGCCAAAGAAAAGCTTTGGCGGCGATAAAAAGTTTGGTGGCCGCAGTGGCGCTAAAGATTTTCCGAGCACATCTACCGGTTTCAGAAAACGTGAAGACGGCGATACCAGCACCCCAAAAACTACAACCATGCGTGGCCGTAAAAACCCCGTGGTTAAAACTAAAGACGACGGACTGATAAGGCTGAACCGTTACATTGCCAATGCAGGCATTTGTAGCCGCCGCAAGGCCGATGAGCTGATAGCAGCAGGTGTGGTATCGGTTAATGGCGAGGTAGTATCTGAACTGGGCGCTAAGGTTGACCCTATTAAAGACCTGGTACGCTATAATGGCGAAGCTTTAAAACGCGAAAAAATGGTTTATGTATTACTAAATAAACCAAAAGACTATATAACTACTACAGATGACCCGCAGGAACGCCGTACGGTAATGCACCTGGTTGAAAAAGCCAGTCGCGAGCGTATATACCCGGTGGGTCGTTTAGACCGCAACACCACCGGTTTATTGCTAATGACCAACGATGGCGACCTGGCTGATAAATTATCGCACCCGCGCAATAGTGTTATCAAACTTTACCTGGTCGAGCTAAACAAAGCACTTACACAAGGCGACTTAAATAAAATTGGGTTTGGCCTCGAACTGGAAGACGGTTTAATTAAGCCTGATAGCATATCGTACGTTACAGGTGGCACCAAACGCGAAATAGGTATACAAATACATAGCGGTAAAAACCGTATCGTACGCCGTATTTTTGAATCGTTGGGTTATGAGGTGGTAAAGCTAGACCGCTCGGTATATGCCAACTTAACTAAAAAGGACTTGCCGCGAGGCCGCTGGCGCTACCTTGACGAAAAGGAAGTGATACAGTTAAAGCATTTGATACAATAA
- a CDS encoding lytic transglycosylase domain-containing protein, with protein sequence MGKKHLITCSVILVLVIVSRLNIFSTEPVFVAKNISLTATPEIIYSKPNEAEDGYNFADEALPVNDARVNSKLKKSIASHKFRNVQSNILHSKADKIFPVIEPILKAYGIPEDFKYVPLVESGLCEGTSPKGAKGVWQFMPGTARSYGLKVGKGKDERMNLRKSTIAACKYIKELYGEFHSWTLAAAAYNNGSIKLERAINRQNEDNYFRMSLNRETGSYVYKLIAMKEIISNPTKYGYRNFYSYTQKPGLPLLAYN encoded by the coding sequence ATGGGTAAAAAACACTTAATTACGTGCTCCGTAATATTGGTGCTGGTTATCGTTTCAAGGCTTAATATTTTTAGTACAGAACCAGTTTTTGTAGCCAAAAATATCAGCCTTACAGCAACTCCGGAAATTATCTACAGCAAGCCTAACGAGGCGGAAGATGGTTATAATTTTGCTGATGAAGCCCTGCCTGTAAATGACGCACGGGTGAATTCGAAATTGAAAAAATCAATAGCAAGCCACAAGTTCAGAAACGTACAATCGAATATTTTGCATTCAAAAGCCGATAAGATATTTCCGGTTATCGAGCCAATTTTAAAAGCCTACGGTATCCCCGAAGATTTTAAATATGTGCCACTGGTAGAGTCTGGCTTATGCGAAGGCACATCGCCAAAAGGCGCAAAGGGTGTTTGGCAGTTTATGCCCGGTACCGCGCGCAGCTATGGTTTAAAAGTAGGCAAGGGCAAAGACGAGCGCATGAACTTGCGCAAAAGCACCATTGCGGCTTGTAAGTATATTAAAGAGCTTTACGGCGAATTTCATAGCTGGACTTTGGCTGCCGCGGCATATAACAATGGTTCGATAAAACTGGAGAGAGCGATAAACAGGCAAAATGAGGATAATTATTTCCGTATGAGCCTGAACCGTGAAACCGGATCGTATGTATACAAGCTGATTGCGATGAAAGAGATCATCAGCAATCCTACTAAATATGGCTATAGAAATTTTTATAGCTATACACAAAAACCAGGTTTGCCTTTACTGGCATACAACTAA
- a CDS encoding DUF1330 domain-containing protein, whose protein sequence is MLYYTQLIFIKPGHEQEFHAFEDMVLPLLKDHNAELLYRIRPDKSAFIAGTGELPYEVHLVSFNSRQDFESYRDDPKRLAAMELKNRSVEKIVLIEGVAL, encoded by the coding sequence ATGCTCTACTACACCCAACTCATTTTTATAAAGCCCGGCCACGAGCAGGAGTTTCATGCCTTTGAAGACATGGTTTTACCGCTTTTAAAAGACCATAACGCCGAATTGCTTTACCGCATCCGCCCGGATAAAAGCGCTTTTATTGCAGGTACAGGTGAATTGCCCTACGAGGTGCATTTGGTAAGCTTTAACAGCAGGCAAGATTTTGAAAGCTACCGAGATGACCCCAAGCGATTGGCTGCTATGGAATTAAAGAACAGATCTGTAGAAAAGATAGTTTTGATTGAGGGCGTGGCGTTGTAG